A stretch of the Erpetoichthys calabaricus chromosome 3, fErpCal1.3, whole genome shotgun sequence genome encodes the following:
- the LOC127527101 gene encoding uncharacterized protein LOC127527101 has protein sequence MAAVAVQPDHTQQPYYLGGSVPHISLAKSCEVTWVSIGPWVQQCLQRTDWLPVKPGVYDTPDHRILKVLLYTTVYVNRSFCTPPPPAHSLLHVGIPPFPWLSDIPDSLWAQGKNDYGRIAQCEPLVIHPKSSFRPHRAQYPLSPEAEAGISAVHADLVKRGAIIPISYSPVNSPILPVKKADGSWRFVQDLRQVNAAIFPRAPIVPNPSTILSTIPPSARYFSVIDLANAFFSVPVHPDSQFWFAFTFQNRRWTWTVMPQGYTESPCVYGQALAQNLEGFWPEGGSTLIQYVDDIMVYANPGYYRCKCHEDKTGIPARMEDDFLPDQESIMKGWTPGVETSQPERLIFFILVGRELQFRDWVNMDAGRNSVPHMAGTVFLWAKPS, from the exons atggccgcagtggctgtccAACCTGATCACACCCAACAACCCTACTATTTAGGTGGATCTGTCCCTCACATTTCTTTAGCAAAATCATGCGAGGTTACTTGGGTTTCCATAGGTCCATGGGTGCAACAGTGTCTCCAACGCACTGATTGGCTCCCAGTAAAGCCTGGTGTCTACGATACACCTGACCATCGTATCTTGAAAGTACTCCTCTACACCACTGTTTATGTCAACCGCTCATTCTGCACTCCTCCCCCTCCTGCCCACTCCCTATTACATGTTGGTATCCCTCCTTTCCCGTGGTTGTCTGACATTCCGGATTCTCTTTGGGCTCAGGGAAAAAATGATTATGGTCGTATCGCCCAGTgcgagcctctggtgatccacccaaaatcctccttccgcccgcatcgCGCTCAATATCCGCTCTCTCCTGAGGCGGAAGCTGGTATTTCTGCTGTTCATGCCGACCTCGTAAAACGGGGTGCTATTATTCCTATTTCTTACTCACCTGTGAATTCTCCTATTcttcctgtaaaaaaggctgacggttcatggcgtttcgtccAAGATCTGCGTCAAGTCAATGCTGCTATTTTTCCTCGGGCTCCCATTGTTCCAAATCCCTCTACCATTCTCTCCACTATTCCCCCTTCTGCCCGATATTTCTCTGTAATTGACTTGGccaatgctttcttttctgttcctgtCCATCCCgactctcaattttggtttgctttcactTTTCAGAACCGCCGGTGGACATGGACTGTCATGCCTCAAGGGTACACTGAGTCACCCTGTGTGTATGGACAAGCACTTGCACAAAATTTAGAGGGTTTCTGGCCAGAAGGGGGTAGCACACTCATTCAATATGTAGATGACATTATG GTATATGCCAACCCTGGATATTACCGGTGTAAGTGCCATGAAGATaagacaggcatcccagccagaatggAGGATGATTTCTTGCCTGACCAGGAATCCATAATGAAAGGATGGACACCAGGAGTGGAGACATCCCAGCCAGAACGCCTTATATTCTTCATTCTGGTGGGGAGAGAACTACAATTTAGGGACTGGGTGAACATGGATGCTGGGAGAAATTCAGTTCCCCACATGGCAGGTACAGTGTTCCTATGGGCTAAACCTAgttag